The Geobacter sp. AOG2 genome includes a window with the following:
- a CDS encoding glycosyltransferase family 2 protein, which yields MRPATLDIALVIPARNEALSLPGVLGSVPPEIGRVVVVDNGSTDGTAQVAAAYGAWVVTEPVAGYGRACLAGLAALSKAPPDIVAFVDGDGSDELASLPGLIAPVAAGERDFMLGRRVPVERAALSFQQRFGHWLATGLIRLFWLHRYRDLGPMRVIRWADLERLAMADQAFGWTVEMQVRAIKQGLRIGERDVPYHRRTAGTSKISRTIGGTIKAGGTILWVIGREVLLELQQKKRQGTPAGTAIVAGS from the coding sequence GTGAGACCGGCGACCCTCGACATAGCCCTGGTCATACCGGCCAGGAACGAAGCGTTGTCCCTGCCCGGAGTGCTGGGCAGCGTGCCGCCGGAGATCGGGCGGGTGGTTGTGGTGGATAACGGCTCGACGGATGGGACGGCTCAGGTTGCTGCGGCATATGGCGCATGGGTCGTAACCGAGCCGGTAGCCGGCTACGGCAGAGCCTGCCTGGCCGGTTTGGCGGCCCTGAGCAAAGCCCCGCCGGATATCGTGGCGTTCGTCGATGGCGACGGCAGCGACGAACTGGCGAGCCTTCCCGGCCTGATCGCCCCGGTGGCCGCCGGGGAACGTGATTTCATGCTGGGACGAAGGGTGCCGGTGGAACGGGCGGCTCTCAGTTTCCAGCAACGCTTCGGGCACTGGCTGGCCACCGGTCTGATCAGGCTGTTCTGGTTGCACCGCTACCGGGACCTGGGGCCGATGCGGGTCATCCGCTGGGCGGATCTGGAGCGATTGGCCATGGCCGACCAGGCTTTCGGCTGGACAGTGGAGATGCAGGTACGGGCGATCAAGCAGGGGTTGCGGATCGGGGAGCGTGACGTGCCGTATCACCGGCGTACCGCCGGAACGTCCAAGATCAGCCGCACGATCGGCGGCACGATCAAGGCAGGGGGCACGATCCTCTGGGTTATCGGCCGGGAAGTACTGTTGGAGTTACAGCAGAAAAAACGGCAGGGAACACCGGCCGGCACGGCTATTGTCGCCGGTTCGTGA